Proteins from one Oryza sativa Japonica Group chromosome 12, ASM3414082v1 genomic window:
- the LOC4352609 gene encoding uncharacterized protein has protein sequence MKRNEVKEKEKTDKPSTRRRILGVTAFIAAAAAGTLFLLSAIGESSGDPDKTADDDPPTTRTMKAPGFDGKVMISRDKFEGNPKEYFRASRKGDEEDVGAFK, from the coding sequence ATGAAGAGGAACGAGGtaaaggagaaggagaagacggaCAAGCCTTcgacccgccgccgcatcctcggcGTCACCGccttcatcgccgccgccgccgccggcaccttGTTCCTGCTGTCGGCGATTGGGGAGAGCAGTGGAGACCCGGACAAGACGGCAGATGATGATCCGCCGACGACCCGGACAATGAAGGCGCCGGGCTTTGACGGCAAGGTGATGATCTCCCGCGACAAGTTCGAGGGTAACCCGAAGGAGTACTTCAGGGCCAGCCGGAAGGGAGACGAGGAAGACGTTGGCGCTTTCAAGTAA